Proteins from one Streptosporangium becharense genomic window:
- a CDS encoding TetR/AcrR family transcriptional regulator, whose product MAAQARKAGRPPRDPSHRLARAHRILDITGDLVLRWGYDKTTVEDIARRAGVAKGTIYLHWRTREEMFSALLRRERVEMLVEVRRRLEEGSGTLRELLRLFASELMRRPLMRASVLGDSEVLGRLIRDKRDRAPDTEPSAGLGRYLGVLREHGTLRTDLSPAEHVTVLTSVMYGFLLAPRMTPEGHGVSDDRLAELLADAASRAVESGVTVPPDGAHMIKRATLEYVDIAVEAARRKLHASLGSEKGAT is encoded by the coding sequence ATGGCGGCACAGGCCAGGAAGGCGGGGCGGCCACCCCGAGATCCCTCCCACCGGCTCGCGCGAGCGCACCGGATCCTCGACATCACCGGTGACCTGGTCCTGCGCTGGGGATACGACAAGACCACCGTCGAGGACATCGCCCGGCGGGCCGGCGTCGCGAAGGGCACGATCTACCTGCACTGGCGGACACGCGAGGAGATGTTCTCCGCGCTGCTGCGCCGTGAACGGGTCGAGATGCTCGTCGAGGTGCGGCGGCGGCTGGAGGAGGGCTCCGGCACGCTCCGCGAGCTGCTCCGGTTGTTCGCCTCCGAGCTGATGCGACGGCCGCTGATGCGCGCGAGCGTCCTGGGTGACTCGGAGGTGCTGGGCAGGCTCATCCGCGACAAGCGTGACCGCGCTCCGGACACCGAGCCGAGCGCCGGGCTCGGACGTTACCTCGGCGTACTGCGTGAGCACGGCACGCTGCGGACCGACCTCTCACCCGCCGAGCACGTGACCGTGCTCACCTCGGTGATGTACGGGTTCCTGCTCGCCCCGCGGATGACACCGGAGGGTCACGGGGTTTCCGACGACCGGCTGGCGGAGCTGCTCGCCGACGCCGCGAGCCGGGCGGTGGAGTCCGGCGTCACCGTCCCGCCCGACGGAGCCCACATGATCAAACGGGCGACCCTGGAGTACGTCGACATCGCCGTGGAGGCCGCGCGGCGGAAGCTGCACGCGTCCCTCGGCTCCGAGAAAGGTGCGACATGA
- a CDS encoding restriction endonuclease yields MAKRRSPARRRGTRRSRKREVSPLWLVLPVVVLLAAPRVLDVTTSAWTTLLAAVAGLAVLSAAAVVAARRMGAAYRRDALRRAQLDRLDPRRFEELAAELLRRDGFRGVRVVGGAGDRGVDVVGVAPDGRSYAIQCKYYTRAVGPGSVRDFVGALQARPYQGHRGVLVTSDRLSAQAAATAREHDMVVVDRDLLADWLLGAYHLGSRRRSSPAWLVRLRRGRAAREHPEPEPLP; encoded by the coding sequence ATGGCGAAACGTAGGTCCCCGGCACGGAGACGCGGCACCCGCCGGAGCCGGAAGCGCGAGGTCAGCCCACTGTGGCTGGTCCTCCCGGTGGTCGTCCTCCTCGCGGCGCCCAGGGTGCTCGACGTCACCACGTCGGCCTGGACGACGCTGCTCGCCGCCGTCGCGGGACTCGCCGTCCTGTCGGCCGCCGCCGTCGTCGCGGCGCGGCGCATGGGCGCGGCCTACCGCAGGGACGCGCTGCGACGCGCGCAGCTCGACCGGCTGGATCCGCGGCGGTTCGAGGAACTGGCCGCCGAACTGCTCCGGAGAGACGGTTTCCGTGGGGTCCGGGTCGTCGGCGGGGCCGGTGACCGCGGGGTGGACGTGGTCGGCGTCGCGCCGGACGGCCGGTCGTACGCGATCCAGTGCAAGTACTACACCCGTGCCGTCGGCCCCGGCTCGGTGCGTGATTTCGTGGGCGCCCTGCAGGCCAGGCCGTATCAGGGGCACCGAGGCGTCCTGGTGACCTCGGACCGTCTCAGCGCGCAGGCGGCGGCGACGGCGCGTGAGCACGACATGGTCGTCGTCGACCGCGACCTCCTGGCCGACTGGTTGCTGGGCGCCTACCACCTCGGTTCGCGGCGGAGGTCGTCGCCGGCCTGGCTGGTCCGGCTGCGTCGTGGCCGTGCGGCACGGGAGCATCCGGAACCGGAGCCGCTCCCGTGA
- a CDS encoding PEP/pyruvate-binding domain-containing protein → MKVLPLADEAADLALTGGKGASLARLARAGLPVPAGFHVTTDAYRDFVSRDGLHDLIMEAVAGSPPDRAAAHIAALFADREMPPETAGEIRAAYARLGDDVPVAVRSSATAEDLPGMSFAGQQDTYLNVSDDALPDAVKRCWASLWTARAIAYRSANGVPQDEVAIAVVVQELVPADAAGVLFTADPVTGDRGRVVINASWGLGEAVVGGQVTPDTVVVGGPGGEIVEEHVGDKAVMTVRVPGGTREEPVPEELRRRPVLDRDRALRLARLGTRIEELYGTPMDVEWTLRDGKFAVVQARPITGLRQPVEEWNDSLIGDYLWTGSNLGEAIPDVMTPCTWSLVQIFIGEAMASLPIPGFPMVGNIGGRFYMNLSVVVSVARAVGMGGRLGAVEQVFGKLPPGLDVPLLPVSRWRIVKALLPTVVTLRRRVTATLRDMPAFLATARRRNTELRERIAAAGTPGELAELWEKELLPYYVQSCRVLEAAGRQGGNTLVMTRDRLRKMVGETDAEAMLTGVGADGELASLGPIIGLRKLAGGEIDRETFARDYGHRGPHEFEVSLPRPGEDPAWIDAQLAASTVSGERTGALLERQREAREAAWRRFERRSPGRAAKTRDLVKRWNAIVRDRETARSEVVRAFWALRAFVLRAGELTGHGDDLFFLSIQEILAVLRGGDAPPPARVAIRRATYERYAALPPYPMLIVGRFDPVRWAADPARRSDVFDARGDGTPVSDTVTGFPGAPGVVEGVARVIATPEEGDRLAPGEILVTTLTNIGWTPMFPRAAAVVTDMGAPLSHASIVARELGIPAVVGTGNATMRLRDGARIRVDGERGTVELLTP, encoded by the coding sequence ATGAAGGTCCTCCCCCTCGCCGACGAGGCGGCCGATCTCGCGTTGACGGGCGGCAAGGGCGCCTCGCTGGCCCGGCTGGCCCGCGCCGGCCTGCCGGTTCCCGCCGGCTTCCACGTCACCACGGACGCCTACCGCGACTTCGTCTCCCGCGACGGCCTCCACGACCTGATCATGGAGGCCGTCGCCGGTTCACCCCCGGACCGGGCCGCCGCGCACATCGCCGCCCTGTTCGCCGACCGCGAGATGCCGCCGGAGACCGCCGGGGAGATACGGGCGGCGTACGCGAGGCTCGGCGATGACGTGCCGGTCGCCGTGCGGTCGTCCGCCACGGCCGAGGACCTTCCCGGGATGTCGTTCGCCGGGCAGCAGGACACCTACCTCAACGTCTCGGACGACGCCCTGCCGGACGCGGTCAAACGCTGCTGGGCGTCGCTGTGGACCGCGCGCGCCATCGCCTACCGGTCCGCGAACGGCGTCCCGCAGGACGAGGTGGCGATCGCGGTGGTGGTGCAGGAACTGGTGCCCGCCGACGCGGCGGGCGTGCTCTTCACCGCCGACCCCGTCACCGGGGACCGCGGCAGAGTGGTGATCAACGCCTCGTGGGGCCTGGGCGAGGCCGTCGTCGGCGGGCAGGTGACGCCCGACACCGTCGTGGTCGGCGGGCCCGGCGGCGAGATCGTCGAGGAACACGTCGGTGACAAGGCCGTCATGACCGTCCGCGTCCCCGGCGGCACACGGGAGGAACCGGTGCCCGAGGAACTGCGCCGCCGCCCCGTGCTCGACCGCGACCGGGCCCTGCGGCTCGCGCGGCTCGGCACTCGGATCGAGGAACTGTACGGCACCCCCATGGACGTGGAGTGGACACTGCGCGACGGGAAGTTCGCCGTGGTGCAGGCCCGCCCGATCACCGGGCTCAGGCAGCCGGTCGAGGAGTGGAACGACAGCCTGATCGGCGACTACCTGTGGACCGGCTCCAACCTCGGCGAGGCCATCCCCGACGTGATGACGCCGTGCACATGGTCACTCGTCCAGATCTTCATCGGCGAGGCCATGGCGTCCCTGCCGATCCCCGGGTTTCCCATGGTCGGCAACATCGGCGGACGCTTCTACATGAACCTCAGCGTGGTGGTCTCCGTCGCGCGGGCGGTGGGCATGGGAGGGCGGCTCGGCGCGGTCGAGCAGGTTTTCGGCAAACTACCCCCCGGCCTCGACGTGCCGCTGCTGCCCGTCTCCCGCTGGCGGATCGTCAAGGCCCTGCTGCCGACCGTGGTCACCCTGCGCAGGCGTGTGACGGCCACCCTCCGGGACATGCCCGCCTTCCTCGCCACGGCACGGCGGCGCAACACGGAGCTGCGCGAGCGGATCGCCGCCGCCGGCACCCCGGGTGAGCTGGCCGAACTGTGGGAGAAGGAACTGCTGCCCTACTACGTCCAGTCCTGCCGGGTGCTGGAGGCCGCCGGACGACAGGGCGGCAACACCCTGGTCATGACCCGCGACAGACTGCGCAAGATGGTGGGCGAGACCGACGCCGAAGCCATGCTCACCGGGGTCGGCGCCGACGGGGAACTGGCCAGCCTCGGGCCGATCATCGGCCTGCGGAAACTCGCCGGAGGTGAGATCGACCGGGAGACGTTCGCCCGCGACTACGGGCATCGCGGCCCGCACGAGTTCGAGGTCTCCCTCCCCCGCCCCGGCGAGGACCCCGCGTGGATCGACGCCCAACTCGCCGCGTCGACCGTGTCCGGGGAACGGACCGGCGCGTTGCTGGAGCGTCAGCGTGAGGCCCGGGAAGCGGCCTGGCGGCGGTTCGAGCGGCGCAGTCCCGGCAGGGCGGCGAAGACGCGCGACCTGGTGAAGCGGTGGAACGCGATCGTCCGCGACCGGGAGACGGCCCGCTCCGAGGTGGTCCGTGCCTTCTGGGCACTGCGTGCCTTCGTTCTGCGGGCCGGGGAGCTGACCGGCCACGGTGATGACCTGTTCTTCCTGTCGATCCAGGAGATCCTCGCCGTCCTGCGCGGCGGCGACGCCCCGCCGCCGGCCCGGGTGGCGATCCGGCGGGCGACCTACGAGCGCTACGCCGCCCTGCCCCCGTACCCCATGCTGATCGTCGGCCGGTTCGATCCGGTCCGCTGGGCGGCCGACCCCGCCCGGCGCAGCGATGTCTTCGACGCCCGCGGTGACGGTACCCCGGTGAGCGACACGGTGACCGGCTTCCCCGGAGCGCCCGGTGTCGTCGAGGGCGTGGCCCGCGTCATCGCCACCCCCGAGGAGGGCGACCGTCTCGCCCCCGGCGAGATCCTCGTGACGACCCTGACCAACATCGGCTGGACCCCGATGTTCCCCCGCGCCGCCGCCGTGGTGACCGACATGGGGGCACCCCTGTCACACGCCTCCATCGTCGCCCGGGAGCTCGGGATCCCCGCCGTCGTCGGCACGGGCAACGCCACCATGCGCCTGCGCGACGGTGCCAGGATCCGGGTCGACGGCGAGCGCGGCACAGTGGAACTCCTGACGCCCTGA
- a CDS encoding YciI family protein: MRYLMMSMASDTVPDENLYAEMAKFVEELTAAGVLLATGGLEPGGVRITSSGEEITVTDGPFAEAKEAVAGFALVEVRSKEEAIELGRRFRRIVGDGESVMRQVFGP; the protein is encoded by the coding sequence ATGCGCTACCTGATGATGTCCATGGCGTCCGACACCGTCCCCGACGAGAACCTGTACGCCGAGATGGCCAAGTTCGTCGAGGAGCTGACCGCGGCGGGCGTCCTGCTGGCCACCGGCGGCCTCGAACCGGGCGGCGTCCGCATCACGTCCTCCGGCGAGGAGATCACGGTGACCGACGGGCCGTTCGCCGAGGCCAAGGAGGCCGTGGCCGGCTTCGCGCTGGTCGAGGTCCGTTCCAAGGAGGAGGCGATCGAGCTGGGCCGCCGCTTCCGCAGGATCGTCGGCGATGGCGAGAGCGTGATGCGGCAGGTCTTCGGCCCCTGA
- a CDS encoding sigma-70 family RNA polymerase sigma factor gives MTVAAEEVHRTVDAVWKLESARIVAGLTRMVHDVGLAEELAQDALVSALEQWPGSGVPDNPGAWLTAVAKRRAVDHIRRSQRLERKQGQLAHELERQQEAEQDDVLRLMFVSCHPVLPTEARVALTLRLLGGLTTAEIARAFLVDEPTIARRVAGAKRILAEERVPFELPDGSEVVERLSSILGVIYLIFNEGYSATSGDDLMRPGLCLEALRLGRMLAALAPHEAEVHGLVALMEIQASRTAARTGPAGEPVRLHEQNRGRWDQLLIRRGFTAMLRAREVGGTPGPYVLQAAIAVCHAQARTADDTDWVRIAALYEALARLLPTPVVRLNQAVAVGMAHGPREGLALADSLTADPALRDYHLLPGVRGDLLIRLGRHEEARLEFERAASLTANVAERAFLRRRADEISAPGAPGVTLARAVQDFLGRDDLDPGTIRSYGQTLRRLRLSLGDQTPLASLTAGQVARVFATAWGGVAAATWNRHRSAVRSFGAWASLDDLAAELDRRAEARGRTEPIGPAQLEALWNRPGLSLRERTLWRLLHESAARVTAVLSLNVEDLDLDGRRGGADDARVSWRSGTARLLPLLVAGRARGPLFLSDRRPGPARMPARADLCPETGRRRLSYERAEYLFKQATRTLDPAGDGYTLRQLRPRA, from the coding sequence GTGACGGTTGCCGCGGAGGAGGTCCATCGCACGGTCGACGCGGTCTGGAAACTCGAATCGGCCAGGATCGTCGCCGGGCTCACGCGGATGGTGCACGATGTCGGCCTCGCCGAGGAGCTGGCCCAGGACGCGCTCGTTTCCGCGCTCGAACAGTGGCCCGGGTCGGGGGTCCCGGACAACCCCGGCGCCTGGTTGACGGCCGTGGCCAAACGCCGCGCCGTCGATCACATCCGGCGCTCGCAACGTCTGGAGCGCAAGCAGGGGCAGCTCGCCCACGAGCTGGAACGGCAGCAGGAGGCCGAGCAGGACGACGTCCTGCGGTTGATGTTCGTCTCCTGCCATCCCGTGCTGCCGACCGAGGCACGGGTCGCGCTGACGCTCCGTCTGCTCGGCGGCCTGACGACCGCGGAGATCGCGCGGGCGTTCCTGGTCGACGAGCCGACGATCGCCCGGCGCGTCGCCGGGGCGAAGCGGATCCTGGCCGAGGAGCGGGTGCCGTTCGAGCTGCCGGACGGCTCGGAGGTGGTCGAGCGCCTGTCGTCGATACTCGGGGTCATCTACCTGATCTTCAACGAGGGGTATTCGGCGACGTCCGGGGACGACCTGATGCGGCCGGGGCTCTGCCTCGAAGCGCTGCGCCTGGGCCGGATGCTGGCCGCGCTGGCGCCGCACGAAGCCGAGGTGCACGGGCTGGTCGCGCTGATGGAGATCCAGGCGTCCCGCACGGCCGCGCGGACCGGGCCGGCGGGCGAGCCCGTCCGGTTGCACGAGCAGAACCGGGGACGCTGGGACCAGTTGCTCATCCGCCGAGGTTTCACCGCGATGCTGCGGGCGCGGGAGGTGGGCGGCACCCCCGGCCCGTACGTGCTGCAGGCGGCGATCGCCGTGTGCCACGCGCAGGCGCGCACCGCCGACGACACCGACTGGGTGCGGATCGCGGCCCTATATGAGGCGCTGGCCCGGCTGCTGCCGACGCCGGTCGTGCGGCTCAACCAGGCCGTGGCGGTCGGAATGGCACACGGCCCCCGGGAGGGGCTCGCCCTGGCCGACTCCCTGACCGCCGACCCCGCGTTGCGCGACTACCACCTTCTCCCGGGCGTCCGGGGTGACCTCCTGATCCGGCTGGGGCGGCACGAGGAGGCACGGCTGGAGTTCGAGCGGGCCGCGTCTCTCACCGCGAACGTCGCCGAGCGCGCCTTCCTGCGCCGCCGCGCGGACGAGATCTCCGCCCCCGGTGCGCCGGGAGTCACTCTCGCGCGGGCCGTTCAGGACTTCCTGGGACGCGACGATCTGGACCCGGGGACGATCCGGTCGTACGGGCAGACCCTGCGGCGGCTGCGCCTGAGCCTGGGCGATCAGACACCGCTGGCGTCCCTCACCGCCGGCCAGGTGGCGCGGGTGTTCGCGACGGCCTGGGGCGGGGTGGCTGCCGCCACCTGGAACCGGCACCGGTCGGCCGTCCGGTCGTTCGGCGCCTGGGCGTCCCTGGACGACCTCGCCGCGGAGCTCGACCGGCGCGCCGAGGCCCGCGGCCGGACGGAGCCGATCGGCCCGGCGCAGCTGGAGGCGCTGTGGAACCGCCCCGGTCTGTCCCTGCGGGAACGGACCCTGTGGCGGCTCCTGCACGAGTCGGCGGCCAGGGTGACCGCGGTGCTGTCCCTGAACGTCGAGGACCTGGATCTGGACGGCCGCCGGGGCGGCGCGGACGACGCCCGGGTGAGCTGGCGTTCCGGAACCGCCCGGCTCCTCCCTCTCCTGGTGGCCGGCCGGGCCCGGGGTCCGCTGTTCCTCTCCGACCGGCGGCCCGGCCCGGCCCGGATGCCGGCGCGGGCCGACCTGTGCCCGGAGACGGGCCGCCGCCGCCTGTCCTACGAGCGAGCCGAGTATCTCTTCAAGCAGGCCACCAGAACCCTGGACCCGGCGGGCGACGGCTACACCCTGCGACAGCTCAGACCCCGCGCCTGA
- a CDS encoding choice-of-anchor P family protein: MKHSRARSRALACLAMFPLAVAPVVGQPGVASAVSGSAEVVSGSAGVVSGSAGVVSGSAGVVSSAAGAPSAPRVVFAEDFENGRDATPILVTGYTGAAPLNQTYTADPAWLANCNGWLVSQQAPAAVPPATGCGGWWATVKQLAGSLGQWAGGDQATNHAVTAFTHADPGVGRIQLETGSPVGVGAGKRFLTFSVDAAEVNCHGNHAKLGFHLLDGATAIPTFTTPIEPCVDSETVLNGISVGTYTSDAPVLFGGSAVGLRLVNLQGSGYGNDAAFDNVRVLDVTPRLGLGFAPVSAEVGDPSTLTFTVTNTSELAVKKGWAFTENLPAGLKVTGAAPVTDCADAAVTVPPDGAKITATGTLPEGKASCAVKVQVTAARAGTYPVCPDDLSAMAGIDPPECAEVTFVPPILAFDAHAHGGSLTTPLVTVPPLAPSDLTCVTGAGADDATLATATLPGLGSLGVITTKASGQIDADGLRTAAATAKTARIRLLNGLVTADEITSTAKARSDDSGDVTTTGEVDLVNLKVNGVSITEPGVSRTIEIPLVAKVVINERVATAGGDGIAVNALRIRTVAGVDLVVSHARASLTTPGQPCPAL, from the coding sequence GTGAAACATTCTCGTGCGCGCAGTCGCGCACTGGCCTGTCTGGCGATGTTCCCCCTGGCTGTGGCACCGGTCGTGGGCCAACCCGGCGTCGCGTCGGCGGTGTCCGGTTCCGCGGAGGTGGTGTCCGGTTCCGCGGGAGTGGTGTCCGGTTCCGCGGGAGTGGTGTCCGGTTCCGCAGGGGTGGTGTCTAGCGCCGCGGGGGCGCCGTCGGCTCCCAGGGTCGTCTTCGCGGAGGACTTCGAGAACGGTCGGGACGCCACACCGATCCTCGTCACCGGCTACACCGGCGCGGCCCCCCTCAACCAGACCTACACCGCCGACCCCGCGTGGCTGGCCAACTGCAACGGCTGGCTCGTCTCGCAGCAGGCCCCGGCGGCCGTTCCTCCGGCCACCGGCTGTGGTGGGTGGTGGGCCACGGTCAAGCAACTGGCGGGTTCGCTCGGCCAGTGGGCGGGCGGCGACCAGGCGACCAACCATGCCGTCACCGCCTTCACCCATGCCGACCCCGGCGTGGGCAGGATCCAACTGGAGACCGGCTCACCGGTAGGAGTCGGCGCAGGTAAGCGGTTCCTCACCTTCTCCGTCGACGCCGCCGAGGTCAACTGTCACGGCAACCACGCCAAGCTCGGCTTCCACCTGCTCGACGGAGCCACCGCCATCCCGACCTTCACCACCCCCATCGAGCCGTGCGTCGACTCTGAGACGGTGCTGAACGGCATCTCGGTGGGCACTTACACCAGTGACGCCCCGGTGCTCTTCGGCGGTTCCGCGGTCGGGCTTCGGCTGGTCAACCTCCAGGGCAGCGGTTATGGCAACGACGCCGCGTTCGACAACGTGCGCGTCCTCGACGTCACCCCCCGGCTCGGTCTCGGGTTCGCTCCTGTCTCCGCGGAGGTGGGTGACCCCTCCACGTTGACGTTCACCGTCACCAACACCAGTGAGCTGGCGGTCAAGAAGGGGTGGGCGTTCACCGAGAACCTGCCCGCCGGTCTCAAGGTGACGGGAGCCGCCCCGGTGACCGACTGCGCGGACGCCGCGGTGACCGTTCCCCCGGACGGCGCGAAGATCACCGCGACCGGAACCCTCCCCGAGGGCAAGGCGTCCTGCGCCGTGAAGGTGCAGGTGACGGCGGCACGGGCCGGCACATACCCCGTCTGTCCCGACGACCTGAGTGCCATGGCCGGGATCGATCCGCCGGAATGCGCCGAGGTGACGTTCGTCCCGCCGATCCTGGCCTTCGACGCGCACGCCCACGGCGGCAGCCTCACCACCCCGCTGGTCACCGTCCCGCCGCTCGCCCCGTCCGACCTCACCTGCGTCACAGGTGCCGGCGCCGACGACGCCACGCTGGCCACCGCCACGCTGCCCGGCCTCGGCTCGCTGGGAGTGATCACGACGAAGGCGTCGGGCCAGATCGACGCGGACGGGCTCCGCACCGCCGCGGCCACGGCCAAGACGGCCCGGATCCGCCTGCTCAACGGTCTGGTCACCGCGGACGAGATCACCAGTACGGCGAAGGCCCGCAGTGACGACTCCGGTGATGTGACCACCACGGGCGAGGTGGATCTCGTCAACCTGAAGGTGAACGGGGTCTCCATCACCGAGCCCGGCGTCAGCCGTACGATCGAGATCCCGCTGGTGGCCAAGGTCGTGATCAACGAGCGGGTGGCCACCGCAGGCGGCGACGGCATCGCGGTCAACGCCCTCCGCATCCGTACGGTGGCCGGTGTCGACCTCGTCGTCAGCCACGCCAGGGCCTCGTTGACCACGCCAGGGCAGCCCTGTCCGGCCCTCTGA
- a CDS encoding SDR family NAD(P)-dependent oxidoreductase — MDEESVSAVMRMLGEARRLPADDQDRLRIEHTALSLVRDGQRRRKRERERALREADAAVLAATAMGSPDRVADAPVGGSPESKWQESGLPEGGLRESGSAEKAPSEDGLRGGTAREGGPSEGGLRGSGSAEEALSEDGLRGGTVRGDGPSEGRAGGGGWQGRLGRARRCYICKGPFDQVGGLYHQLCPPCAASNAARRAARTDLRGRRALVTGGRTKIGHHLALKMLHDGAHVTVTTRFPCDAARRFAAAGDWDGRLEIVGIDLRDPRQVVALTDRFLTAGDPLDILVNNAAQTLRRPPAAYAALVEGERRGLPHGAPVSTAPGFTPLFERSSEFQRFPGVEGSPGKAPVVQDGVRIVQGGGPVVWDGAPVMRDGSPVVRNGGPVVRDGVPVVQDRVRIAQGGGPVARDGSAAFPDASQVPDVSGLLPDTSSRNSWTARIGEVDPAELLEVQLVNAVAPFLLIDRLLPLLLKAPAPRRYVVNVSAVEGQFTVANKTGRHPHTNMAKAGLNMLTRTSAADLARRGVYMCSVDTGWITDEIPGPIRDHLDRRTPLDVIDGAARVYDPIVRGEAGDPVHGVFLKDYAEAPW, encoded by the coding sequence ATGGACGAAGAGAGCGTCTCGGCGGTCATGCGGATGCTCGGTGAGGCGCGCAGGCTCCCGGCGGACGATCAGGACCGTCTCCGGATCGAGCACACGGCCCTCTCGCTGGTCCGCGACGGGCAGCGACGCCGCAAACGGGAGCGTGAGCGCGCACTGCGGGAGGCGGACGCGGCGGTGCTGGCCGCGACCGCGATGGGCTCGCCGGACCGGGTGGCCGACGCCCCCGTCGGCGGGTCGCCGGAAAGCAAGTGGCAGGAAAGCGGGTTGCCGGAAGGCGGACTCCGGGAAAGCGGGTCGGCGGAGAAGGCGCCGTCGGAAGACGGGCTGCGGGGAGGTACGGCGCGGGAAGGAGGGCCATCGGAAGGCGGACTCCGAGGAAGCGGGTCGGCGGAGGAGGCGCTGTCGGAAGACGGGCTGCGGGGAGGCACGGTGCGGGGGGACGGGCCGTCGGAAGGCAGGGCGGGGGGAGGCGGGTGGCAGGGGCGGCTGGGCAGGGCACGGCGCTGTTACATCTGCAAGGGCCCGTTCGACCAGGTGGGCGGCCTGTACCACCAGCTCTGCCCGCCGTGCGCCGCCTCGAACGCGGCACGCCGCGCGGCCCGCACCGACCTGCGGGGACGGCGTGCCCTGGTGACCGGAGGCCGGACGAAGATCGGGCACCATCTCGCGCTGAAGATGCTCCATGACGGTGCACACGTCACGGTGACCACCCGGTTCCCCTGCGACGCGGCCCGGCGTTTCGCCGCGGCCGGTGACTGGGACGGGCGCCTGGAGATCGTCGGCATCGACCTGCGCGACCCCCGGCAGGTCGTCGCGCTCACCGACCGTTTCCTGACGGCCGGTGATCCTCTCGACATCCTGGTCAACAACGCCGCCCAGACCCTGCGCCGCCCACCGGCGGCCTACGCGGCCCTGGTCGAGGGGGAGCGGCGCGGGCTGCCGCATGGAGCGCCGGTGTCGACGGCGCCCGGCTTCACTCCGCTCTTCGAGAGGTCTTCGGAGTTCCAGAGGTTCCCGGGGGTCGAGGGGTCTCCGGGGAAGGCGCCGGTCGTTCAGGACGGGGTACGGATCGTCCAGGGCGGAGGACCGGTCGTGTGGGATGGGGCACCGGTCATGCGGGACGGGTCTCCGGTCGTTCGAAATGGGGGACCGGTCGTGCGGGACGGGGTGCCGGTCGTTCAGGACAGGGTACGGATCGCCCAGGGCGGGGGACCGGTCGCGCGGGACGGGTCTGCGGCCTTCCCGGACGCGTCCCAGGTGCCGGACGTCTCGGGTCTGCTCCCGGACACCTCCTCACGGAACTCGTGGACGGCCCGGATCGGGGAGGTCGACCCGGCCGAACTGCTGGAGGTCCAGCTGGTCAACGCGGTCGCGCCGTTCCTCCTGATCGACCGGTTGCTGCCGCTGCTGCTGAAGGCTCCCGCGCCGCGCCGCTACGTGGTGAACGTCTCGGCGGTGGAGGGCCAGTTCACGGTGGCCAACAAGACCGGCCGCCATCCGCACACCAACATGGCCAAGGCCGGGCTGAACATGCTGACCCGTACCAGCGCCGCCGATCTCGCACGGCGGGGCGTCTACATGTGCAGCGTGGACACCGGCTGGATCACCGACGAGATCCCCGGGCCGATCCGCGACCACCTCGACCGCAGGACCCCGCTGGACGTGATCGACGGGGCCGCGCGCGTCTACGACCCGATCGTGCGCGGCGAGGCCGGCGACCCGGTCCACGGGGTCTTCCTCAAGGACTACGCGGAAGCACCCTGGTGA